One segment of Acidovorax sp. DW039 DNA contains the following:
- a CDS encoding short-chain fatty acyl-CoA regulator family protein has product MAKTFMGVKLRKLRSERGMSQIALAHALGISPSYLNQVEQNQRPLTVSLLLKLNRALGVDIQQFSEDEEARLIAALREALADAPEPISLPELQEVATQMPALGRAIVALYRRHLDAAAQLEAMALRLGDDRTDAAPVAQATRVTAFEAVRDFFFAHQNHFDALDRAAEALAEQAGLEGAALAPWLTERLLEQHGVRLVIGDGVGGAEEGKRQYDPRSRTLRLSRALDVGQKAFQMATQLALLEADTLIEGLTQAAPFAGDMPTVRLARIGLANYFAGALLLPYGPFLRAAQALRYDIDLLGQRFSVGFETVCHRLSTLQRPGEPGVPFFFVRVDRAGNISKRQSATHFHFSRAGGTCPLWNVYEAFAQPGRVLAQLARMPDGRTYLWIARTVASGPSRGYGSPGKMFSIGLGCDVRHAPRLVYAKGLDLTSPDATTPIGMGCKVCERSECPQRAFPYVGRKLDVNENISGFSPYGANMQS; this is encoded by the coding sequence ATGGCAAAAACGTTTATGGGGGTGAAGTTGCGCAAGCTGCGGTCAGAGCGCGGCATGTCGCAAATTGCACTGGCACACGCGCTGGGCATTTCGCCGAGCTACCTCAACCAGGTAGAGCAGAACCAGCGGCCGCTCACAGTGAGCCTTCTGCTCAAGCTGAACCGCGCACTGGGCGTGGACATCCAGCAGTTTTCAGAGGACGAGGAGGCTCGCCTGATCGCCGCCTTGCGCGAGGCGCTGGCCGATGCCCCTGAGCCCATCAGCCTGCCCGAGCTGCAGGAGGTTGCGACCCAAATGCCAGCCCTGGGACGCGCCATCGTCGCGCTGTACCGCCGCCATCTGGATGCGGCTGCCCAGCTTGAGGCCATGGCACTGCGCCTGGGTGATGACCGCACGGACGCCGCGCCTGTTGCCCAGGCCACGCGCGTCACGGCCTTCGAGGCCGTGCGGGATTTCTTCTTCGCGCACCAGAACCATTTTGACGCGCTGGACCGGGCCGCAGAAGCATTGGCAGAACAGGCAGGGCTTGAAGGCGCAGCGCTGGCCCCTTGGTTAACCGAGCGTTTGCTGGAGCAACACGGCGTGCGTCTTGTGATCGGTGACGGGGTGGGTGGTGCAGAAGAGGGGAAGCGCCAGTACGACCCGCGCAGCCGAACCCTGCGCCTGTCACGCGCACTGGATGTGGGGCAAAAAGCCTTCCAGATGGCGACCCAGCTTGCGCTGCTGGAGGCAGATACGTTGATAGAAGGGCTGACGCAGGCAGCACCTTTTGCAGGGGACATGCCGACAGTGCGCTTGGCCCGCATCGGGTTAGCCAACTACTTCGCTGGCGCGCTGTTACTACCCTATGGACCGTTTTTGCGTGCGGCGCAGGCGCTGCGCTATGACATCGACCTGCTCGGACAACGCTTCTCGGTCGGGTTTGAAACGGTGTGCCATCGGCTGAGCACGCTGCAGCGGCCCGGCGAGCCCGGTGTGCCGTTTTTCTTTGTGCGGGTAGATCGCGCAGGGAACATCTCCAAGCGCCAGTCGGCTACGCATTTCCACTTCAGCCGTGCGGGCGGCACCTGCCCGCTGTGGAATGTCTACGAAGCCTTCGCGCAGCCCGGGCGTGTACTTGCGCAACTGGCACGCATGCCCGATGGCCGTACTTACCTGTGGATCGCACGCACGGTGGCCAGCGGCCCATCGCGCGGCTACGGCTCGCCCGGCAAGATGTTCTCCATCGGCCTGGGTTGTGACGTGCGCCATGCGCCACGGCTTGTGTACGCCAAAGGACTGGACCTGACTTCCCCCGATGCAACGACCCCGATCGGGATGGGCTGCAAGGTGTGCGAGCGCTCAGAGTGCCCGCAGCGTGCGTTTCCGTACGTGGGCAGGAAACTGGACGTGAACGAGAACATCAGTGGCTTCTCGCCGTACGGAGCCAACATGCAGTCGTAG
- a CDS encoding hotdog domain-containing protein, whose amino-acid sequence MTTPPGTVEIRELVLPAHANHHGTLFAGQGLQWMAKTAFLAARGLAHREVVMAGVTGVQCLAPVPVGYQLTLQGWVSRVGRSSMTVCVRGLADRPDVPAEHVLTGVFEMVAVDSAGRPVAIDSSYLNPETSHEHPHH is encoded by the coding sequence ATGACAACACCCCCAGGAACTGTCGAGATTCGTGAGCTGGTACTGCCCGCACACGCCAACCACCACGGCACGCTGTTCGCGGGCCAAGGGTTGCAGTGGATGGCCAAGACGGCCTTTCTGGCAGCCCGCGGCCTTGCACATCGCGAGGTGGTGATGGCTGGCGTGACGGGCGTTCAATGCCTTGCCCCCGTGCCCGTGGGCTACCAGCTCACGCTGCAGGGCTGGGTCAGCCGGGTCGGTCGCAGTTCGATGACGGTCTGCGTGCGCGGTCTGGCCGATCGCCCGGATGTGCCCGCGGAGCACGTCCTCACGGGGGTGTTCGAGATGGTCGCGGTGGACTCCGCCGGCCGTCCTGTTGCCATTGATTCTTCCTACCTGAACCCGGAGACATCGCATGAACATCCCCACCACTGA